A part of Fibrobacter sp. genomic DNA contains:
- a CDS encoding PAS domain S-box protein produces MSNMWESVIWCDERGIIRFTNPGFLRFTGLEQDSVLNCNLTDFIRPSNKNYNNFFQDCRKNPFKPIQIEIECRRNGLLKRIGEANIAFVASDNRDAGFLIVIRDITEAKEVEKQLYLAQSRYRSLYENSPALIVGLDVTGNIIYANPSMVRQTGYSEDELKAMSLRDLIAPGTNLDLSSILTERVDSYPRLQEVHFKTKDNQWKAVALNTYPLFDSDGQIAGLAGIGVDITETKRLNEQITKAQRMELLGQLAGGLAHDFTNILSLISGYSNLITRKSTDEKSRKMGETILNASNRAYDLIKKLVSFSKGNTEITFIRINLNEIADEVKGLVTGYATSSVNVVFDIPEEQFFIMGDSGSIHQCLLNLCTNASDALKEKNTSNGAIIVRLSRVEEKELVKIEVEDNATGIPPQMLEKIFDPFFTTKKEKGGTGMGLSVVYGIVKSHKGTITVDSRPGEGTTFIIELPLLSAQSGLDAGFSGFGSIVIIDDDPTMRGFCMEVLRYNRYNTVEFSNASSALEWLSSNADKAWFILTDICMPDMLPPLFTKQVQQINRRLKIVWMSGYPVPDNLKDVICDEWFIKKPFTPYGFMEFIKKLESRNLQSSPEIILSGTPMEQQV; encoded by the coding sequence ATGTCAAATATGTGGGAGTCGGTGATATGGTGTGATGAAAGGGGTATAATCAGGTTTACAAATCCCGGTTTTCTGCGTTTCACCGGGCTTGAGCAGGACTCTGTATTGAACTGTAACCTTACCGATTTTATCCGACCCAGCAACAAAAACTACAACAACTTTTTTCAGGATTGCAGGAAAAACCCCTTCAAGCCGATACAAATTGAGATAGAATGCCGGAGGAATGGTTTACTGAAACGAATCGGAGAGGCGAATATCGCTTTTGTCGCAAGTGACAACAGAGATGCGGGCTTCCTTATAGTTATACGTGATATAACAGAAGCAAAAGAAGTTGAAAAGCAGCTTTATCTTGCCCAGAGCCGTTACCGCTCTCTCTACGAGAACTCTCCTGCTCTTATTGTGGGTCTGGATGTCACCGGTAACATAATCTACGCCAATCCCTCGATGGTGAGGCAGACAGGGTACAGTGAAGATGAGCTTAAAGCAATGAGCCTCCGGGATCTGATCGCACCTGGTACAAACCTCGATCTAAGCAGTATTCTAACGGAAAGGGTGGACTCGTATCCGAGGCTTCAGGAGGTGCATTTCAAGACAAAGGATAACCAGTGGAAAGCTGTGGCATTAAACACCTATCCGCTTTTCGATTCTGACGGGCAGATAGCCGGACTGGCTGGAATAGGAGTGGATATCACCGAGACAAAGCGTTTGAACGAGCAGATAACAAAAGCCCAGCGGATGGAGCTTCTGGGCCAGCTTGCCGGCGGGCTGGCACACGATTTCACCAATATTCTCAGCCTCATCAGCGGTTACAGCAATCTGATCACAAGAAAAAGCACTGATGAAAAAAGCAGAAAAATGGGTGAGACAATACTCAATGCCAGCAACAGAGCATACGATCTGATTAAAAAACTGGTCTCATTCAGCAAAGGCAACACTGAAATAACATTCATCAGAATCAATCTAAATGAAATAGCTGATGAAGTTAAGGGGCTTGTAACCGGTTACGCTACAAGCTCAGTCAATGTAGTATTTGATATTCCCGAAGAGCAGTTTTTCATCATGGGTGATTCAGGCAGCATTCACCAGTGCCTGCTGAACCTGTGCACAAATGCCAGTGATGCTTTAAAGGAGAAAAACACTTCCAATGGCGCTATTATTGTGCGACTGAGCAGGGTTGAGGAAAAGGAACTGGTAAAAATTGAAGTAGAAGACAATGCCACAGGTATCCCTCCGCAAATGCTGGAAAAGATATTTGATCCATTCTTCACTACCAAAAAAGAAAAAGGCGGGACAGGAATGGGGCTTTCGGTTGTCTACGGTATTGTCAAATCACATAAAGGAACTATTACCGTTGACTCCAGGCCGGGTGAAGGGACCACATTCATAATCGAACTGCCGCTTTTATCTGCCCAATCTGGTTTGGATGCGGGATTTTCCGGATTTGGCTCCATTGTCATTATCGATGATGATCCGACAATGCGCGGCTTCTGCATGGAAGTGCTCCGGTACAACAGGTACAATACAGTTGAATTCTCTAATGCCAGTTCAGCGCTTGAATGGCTCTCCTCCAATGCAGACAAGGCCTGGTTTATTCTTACTGATATCTGCATGCCTGATATGCTTCCGCCTCTCTTTACAAAACAGGTTCAGCAGATAAACAGACGCCTGAAAATTGTATGGATGAGCGGGTATCCGGTTCCGGATAATTTAAAAGATGTTATCTGTGATGAATGGTTTATAAAAAAGCCGTTTACACCCTACGGGTTTATGGAGTTCATCAAAAAACTCGAATCCCGTAATCTACAGTCCTCTCCGGAAATAATATTGTCCGGAACTCCTATGGAACAGCAAGTCTGA